One Carettochelys insculpta isolate YL-2023 chromosome 1, ASM3395843v1, whole genome shotgun sequence genomic window, GAAAAACTGTTACACATATGAATTCTGTCAAACCCTATATGAAACCTAGGATCTCACTGGCACTTGGagtggggttttcaaaagcattcaatGCTGTACTAAGTTTGCTCCCACTGTTCTTTATTAGAGATTTATTGTTATCTTCAGTGATGGTGTAGTTATTCCCAGcctaagcacttttgaaaatcctacacTTTATGGTCAGTGAGAGTTTTGTCCTGCTAATAACTAGCAGCCTAGGCTTTTTCTGCTTTCTCACAGAAGATCTAAACtagctcccactgaagttgaGCCACTGTTCCCTGAGCTTACAAGCTGCATATGAAACATTCCATTATCAAATTAGTGGAACTAAAGTGACAAAATACCTTGTCAGTACAGGTAAAAAACTAACAAAGTAAGACAAATATATGCCTCTGTGCAGGGAACTTCCAATAGCACAGacctaactttaaaaaaaatacatatcaTCCATTCACTACATTACCATATTACTACTAGATAGCTTCattcatctttctgctaaatagGCAAGAAAAAAGTTATCATATATACAATCACACATTTCTATGGCAACAGCTTAAGTTCTAGGCTATTCTTAGCTACAAAGTAGGCAGAAAATACTCTGTTTTAAGCTATAGGACTAAACAAGAGACCTACGTCTTTCTGCTTTTCCCATCTGGTCCTGCTGAAATCTCTTTTATTTTGGTAAATTAAAGAGTGATTCAGTTGGAAGCAACATACATCACATATGACCCTAGAGTTACACAGATCCTCTAAAAGTTAGAAAACAAGAATCCATGAAATAAATGACAAATTATAGCATTGTGATACCATTgttattttgtgtatttttacaTAATAATTACCGTTAAGAAAATTATACTTTatcaaaatgaataaaatatttgaTAACTTTCAATCTTAAACATGAGCCATGTATATCCATTAAATATACCAGTACATCAGTTATTCTATCCTTATTTCTGTActtttacacttaaaaaaaagcACTTTGGAGATCTCCCTTATATATTGGCTAATATATCATTTATTTAAGaatcctttattttttaaattggcaCCAATACATTTATCTCACTTTTGGGTTAAATGcattatcttttaaaaatgttaagtgCTTGATGGCCAAGTGAAAGGTTTCTTTGGACTTTTGATTTTCTAAACGAATCTCAAGTGAAATTATTTGGAAGGTATCAAGCTACCACTGACAGAAGGGATAACTTtcaggggggtagccatgttagtctctttcagcaaaaacagtaaggactcctgtgacaccttaaagactaaaaaaattctTTCGGTATATGCTTTACTGGGCTGGATGAAGTAGGTTCTAGGTGACAAAAGCTTACAGCCAGACACATTTGTTATTgctaaaggtgccacaggaatcctGGCTGTTTCTTACAGATTTGACTACAACCCCACATTCTTCAGGAAGCCCTGCTGCATCCTCTGTTAAGCGAAACAGATGGTCTCCTAAGGAGGAGTTTTGACTCACATTTAAACACCTTTtcacctgtttttaaataaattgggaGTCATAAAACAACCAAATGATTACAGTGACTTTTACTGCATCATTTTGTCTAGCACAGAACGTTCTGGCAGAACAACCACCGTAGCAAAGGAGAAATGATCAGAATGCGTGTAGGTCCCTGAAATAATGGTTTGTACTAAAAATATGCACATATATATTTATGACCAAAACTTTGTACAAACCAAATGAAAGGAAAGATCCAGATATGTTGTAGGAAGCCACACATCATTCCATAATAATGATGCTGGGTCTAGAAGAACAGCCTCCTGCTCTCTGCCATACTGAAATGTAAGGCTTCTACTGCCTTGTAAAAATGGGTATCAGCTGTACTGTGTGTCTTGGTGTATACCATGTATTAATTCCCCACTGCATGTCTCAACTGTGGACATTTTCTATAAAACATACCAGATCAGTATTAGCTAGCGTCTTATGGATTTTTACTCTTTTAAAGGATTCTCTGCCCAGAGAAAGCAAGAAGTAaggtgactgatttttttttccatctctccaCCAGGACTCCATTGGTTTGCCTGGGATTTCTACCTTTATATGTATCAACTAGTGCAGGGGCTGAGCCTGACATGaggagggaagcagtggagcGCTCTTTGACGTGGGACAGCATCACCCAGGTGTATTTAGCTCAAGTATTAATATTAAAAGGTGTACACATTAGGGCTGAGAATGGGAAACTCCCTGGGTTAATTAGCTTCCCCATTCCTGGCAGATATTCAAGCCATCAGCAGACACAGTTGCCAGTCACTGAGGCTGCCTGTGGGTTTGAAATGCTGACCAGTGAAATCTGGACGTGTCTTAATGAGACTGTTGTACGCAGAGTCAATTAAATCCAATTTCCACTTCAACTCCTAACGTAGCTGTAGTGTGTAAAGCAGCAGCAAGATGCTGGGCATTAATAAAGGCATTCACTGACGCATTAAAGTCAAAACAAAAGAAGAAGTGCTATGTAGGATTTACCTTGGGGATGGCGAAAAGGCAGGGAAAAGAGAAAGCGAGGGGACGGAGAGATACTCAGCACTGAGAGCACGAGATTATCCCCTAACCCAAAGAACCCACTTCCATTGGTGCTGGAAAAATGGTAAGGACCCAGAGTTGAAAACATTTTCACTTTAATACTGAAAAAATATGCCATTATAAAATCCTCGAATAGAATTAGTAAGTTTCACTTGCTTCCTCTGTTCTGATTTCCAAGGTTAGAGTAAGATTTACAACAGCACAGAATTGTCTACCATTAAACTTTGCAGCCTAAGCACTAGAGTGACATTAATTGGTCATGCTTAACTGCCTCGGATTTCTTGTAATGTTTACACGGTTACCATAATAGAAATCAAGGGTACTGAGTTTTACATTCAGCTGGAAAGGCATTGGCGGATTtgtctatttaaaaagaaaaagaggtaaCAGAACCCAAAGAAAACTTCAACCAACAAAAGGAAATCCCCCAACTCCGAAAATAAACCAATGAGACTATCCATGCAAATATGTCTTAAATAAAAGCTTTACATCGGTTTCCACAGTAAAAGTACGATCTCTATCTACTGCCTATCGGTCACACAAAATATGGCGAAATGGCACTTTTTTATTATCATTATACTGTATTTCGTATAGAGAAAGTTTGATACGATGGGACTTATCAGGTAAGAGGGACGGTGGTGTGTACTAGACGCTGCGTCCAGTTGGGTGCTGGAGGAGCGTCCTCGGGGTGCGTTGGATCCATGCGAGCCATGCAGCacttggtttggtttgttttactCAGTCGTTTATTTACATTACATTCATGCCTTCGTGCAACGTGTCACTCCTGCTTCCTtcccggggaggggggaggaggtcTCCAGTCAagtcccctctccccctgccgcCGCCCACCCACGCGGGGCTAATCCACAGCTCGGTGGGGACTTTCTGCAGCAAGTCGCTCCTTGTTCCCCGAGGCAAGGCGCAGTCAGAGGCACCAAGCGCCGCCTCGGGGTGGCTCTACTGAAAGGGTGCCTTTGAAAAACCAACCCGGCCTCCGCTGGCTGAAATGCGCCGCGGTGGTGGCTTTGCGCGCCCCTGCGTGTTGTTTCCCCGGAGGGCTCAGCCCGGTCCCTTGGCGGCGTGGAGCAATGAAGGGAGCAGACGGGCCAGCAAAGCCCAGCTCCGGGGTTCTTTGACCACTGGGCGGCtggctgtgaaactgaccaggcttCCTGCTGGGTTCGCCCCCCCTCCCTCGCCTCAGTCCGATAGGGAGTGAGAGCCACAGTCGTAAACTCTATGGGCTCCGTCCGCGCTGTAGGCTCCGTTGTGCCAGTAGGAGGAATCGCAGACTGTCTGTAAGGAGTTGATCTCCAAGGCGGAGGAGTTGGCGTCCCTCCGCTTGGAGCGCTTGCGGTTCCGCAGGATGAAGACCAGCATGCCAACCACCGTGAAGGCGGAGGTGACAAACACcagcaggagtcctggcaccagcACTGAGATGGACACCCGGCTGGTCTCCAGGTAGGAGTTGGCGTGAGTCCCCGTCTCCGCCAGCCCGGTGCTGTTCTTGTTACTGGGAGGGACGGTGGGGGAGATTTTGAGCTGTGGGCAAATGACGTCGTTGGAGAGGGCCTCGAAGTCCTCCTTGAAGAAATCCTCGGGGGACTCACACCGCAGCTCGCTCATGACCACCGTGGGGCGCAGCAGCTCGGCCCACTGCTTGAAAGGCacaagggggcaggagcagtccCACGGGTTGCCATGCAGGTCTATCTGGGTGATAGAGGTGAGCTGGTCCAGCACCCCCGCCACCGGGAGGTACATGAAATAGTTGTTGTGTATGCTCAGCTTGGAAAGCGAGACCCCCGCGAAGACATCGAcagggagggacctcaggaggttgttgtTGAGGATCAGGACTCGGAGCTTGGGCATCGCGTTGAAGGTGCCCGGCTGAATCAACTGGATCTCGTTGAACTCCACGTTGAGATACTCTAGGTTTTGCAGCCCGGTGAATTTCTCGCGGGACAGCGTGTCCAAGTAGTTGCTATCCATGTAGAGCCACCGGAGCTCGAAGAGGTTCTTGAAGGTGTTGTTCTCCACCGTGGCGATGTTGTTGTTCCCCAGATCCAAGAGGTTCAGTTTCCGGTAATCCAGAAAGTGGGCTTTCCTGATGGTGTGTATTTTGTTGTCCCGCAGAAACAGCTCCTGCACGTTGGCCGGCTTGGGCTTCAACGCCACCAGGCTGCTCACGTTTCTTTCGTTGCAATTAACCTTTAAGCCCGAGCCAGGGATCTGATCGCAACTGCACATCTCCGGGCAGGGCGCACCAGCCGGTAGCTTGTTTTTCACGCTGGCTGTGGACCCCGCGGCGGTAGGTCGGGTCTTGATTTGCCAGTTGCCCGGGATCTTTGTACCTCCGTTTGGAGCGGAGCCGGCAGTGGCGGGACCCTCTTTGCCATGCATTTTAAAGGGGGTTGGAATGGGACCAGGATCACAGGTTTCCTCTTCGGCAGGGGGAGCCGCTAGACTAGAATCCACTCTGCTTTTCCTGCACAGCTCCTGCTCGGTGGTCTCATTCAGATCTTTGCCCTGCAACCTAGTGGGAGCTTCGCACACGACTCTGCCGATCAAAGCATTTTTGGGTATGTTTTCCAGCCACTCCTTCAGGGAGAGCAGATCACAAGTGCAGTCCCAGGGGTTATCCTCCAGCAGAATCTCAGCAATGCCTGGGATCTGTTCCAGGACTTCCTCATAAGGCAGGGTTTTCAGTCGGTTTCCCCGGAGGTCCAGGTGGGTGATCGGCACATACTGAAACACATTGGCGGGTAAGGTGCTGATGAGGTTGTCATTTAAAATCAGCACCTCCAGCTTGTTTAAATCCCTAAACGCTCCCGGGTCAATATCCCTCAATAAATTAAAATCTGCCTGGAGATACTCCAGATCGTCCAGCCCCAGGAAAGTCTGCTTCCGGAACGACTTGATCTTATTGTTGTTTATGTGCAGCCGTTTTACCAGCTGCAGCCCAAGAAAAGCCCCAGGAACGATTTCATGCAAGCCGTTGTTTTCCATGTGTAAACTGACTGCATTGTAAAAGTTAGCAAACTCGTTCGGGAACAGGCGAGTCAGGGAATTTCCAtgcaggaataaatggtaaaactGGGAAGTCGGGGCGCTGAAATGCTGCAGGCTGGTGAACCCCTTTTTCTCACAGTCTACATGTAAATCCCCTTCTAGCTCGTGGCAGGAACAGATCTTCTCCTTGCAAACGTCCCCTGTAACGTTCCCAGCCGCGAAACAAAGAGACGTCTCCAGCAGGAGAATCCAAAGCAGCATCTTTACACCGCGCGATGCATCCCCCAGCTCGTCACAAAGTAACAGCAACCGGCATCCTCACGCCGCAAACAATTCCTAGTTCATCCAACAGAGGAGATGTCCGAACCACCACCATAAGGAAAaacgtgggggggggcagggaggtggggggatttCTTTTCTCCTTTATCCCTTTCTCTCCCCCCCCACGTACACTGCCACAGCCCAGGCTCCAGTCAATAACAAATAATATCCACAAACTCTCCAGGCACGGAGTGCGAGGCacgcaaggaaaaaaaaaatagtcgAAAAAAATCCCCCTCCTCAACCCCTCCTGACACCGCCCGAGCAAGCGAAGTCTCTCTCTGTCGGCTGGTCGGAACAGGAATACCGCTAGTAACTGAcaagccgccgccgccgcctgttAGAGAGACGCCGGCGGGGAGCGCAGCGGTGGGAGCCGAGAGCTGCCTGCCAGCATGGCTTTGCTTCGGACTGACCTTGCTTTTGTGTTCCAAAGCCGGGCTCCttcctgccgccgccgccgccgctcggaGTCCCCCCTCTGGGTGCTGTCCAGTCCCCCTTGGTGCTGAAATCACGCCCCAGCCTGAGCACCGGCTGCCGAACCAATGGCGCTGCAAAAATTCTGCAATCGCTGCCGTTTGGGGCTGCCcgtttctcctctgctcctccgATCCCTTCCTCTCGGCCGCTCTCTTCCCTCCTCGgtctctctcctttcccttcttcttctccccccgtGTCTGagctgcgcgcacacacacacacacacacacactcacacacacgcgcgcgcgcgcacacacacacacacacacactcccggAGGGAGAGTTTCTAAGAGGCTCTGCGCGTTCCAACCTGGTGCACGCTCA contains:
- the SLITRK1 gene encoding SLIT and NTRK-like protein 1, producing the protein MLLWILLLETSLCFAAGNVTGDVCKEKICSCHELEGDLHVDCEKKGFTSLQHFSAPTSQFYHLFLHGNSLTRLFPNEFANFYNAVSLHMENNGLHEIVPGAFLGLQLVKRLHINNNKIKSFRKQTFLGLDDLEYLQADFNLLRDIDPGAFRDLNKLEVLILNDNLISTLPANVFQYVPITHLDLRGNRLKTLPYEEVLEQIPGIAEILLEDNPWDCTCDLLSLKEWLENIPKNALIGRVVCEAPTRLQGKDLNETTEQELCRKSRVDSSLAAPPAEEETCDPGPIPTPFKMHGKEGPATAGSAPNGGTKIPGNWQIKTRPTAAGSTASVKNKLPAGAPCPEMCSCDQIPGSGLKVNCNERNVSSLVALKPKPANVQELFLRDNKIHTIRKAHFLDYRKLNLLDLGNNNIATVENNTFKNLFELRWLYMDSNYLDTLSREKFTGLQNLEYLNVEFNEIQLIQPGTFNAMPKLRVLILNNNLLRSLPVDVFAGVSLSKLSIHNNYFMYLPVAGVLDQLTSITQIDLHGNPWDCSCPLVPFKQWAELLRPTVVMSELRCESPEDFFKEDFEALSNDVICPQLKISPTVPPSNKNSTGLAETGTHANSYLETSRVSISVLVPGLLLVFVTSAFTVVGMLVFILRNRKRSKRRDANSSALEINSLQTVCDSSYWHNGAYSADGAHRVYDCGSHSLSD